The genomic window tctCTCAGCAGATCCTGGAAAGGGACTCCATTTTTGAAACAAATTGGTGCAATACTCCCTTCAACCTTAAGGGGGCGGGAGAGTACCACATACAGTAAGTATGGATTACTGTCCAACTCTAGCGTTATCAAACATCAGTTATTGTGAAAGTAGAGCCATTGCTATCATTGCGAGTCCAGTTGTTAGGAGAACATGTTATTGTACAGTTGTTTCACAGTTGGCTCCAAGACAAAGCTACTGTGGTCATTCCTTGCCAGCAAGAAGCCAGAGGGAGCGCGACGTAAACCGAAATATAGATAAGCATAAAGCCGAGAGCAGATTATTCAGGAGAGAGTTTGTGTCTTAGGTAGATGATTACATGTTCATCTTGAAGACTGATCTTGAGAATTGAAGGTAGCATCAGGCCGTCTTGATGTTGCCTTTGTTCTCCTTAGCCAattacactatatggacaaaagtatttgatcataccttatctccaatgaaggacagtCTTAAagcttcagcataccaagacatgtcagacaatgctatgcttccaactttgtggcaacagtttgcgGAAGAGCCTTTTCCATTCCAACATGATTAAGCCCCAGTGGACAAAGCAACAACTGTAAAGACATGGTTTATAAAGTTTGGTGTGGAACAACTTGAGtgacctgacctcaaccccatcaagCGCCTTTTTCGATGAACTGGATAAGAGATTGTGAGGcaggccttctcgtccaacatcagtgcctgacctcataaatgctccacagaatgaatggacacaaattcacacagaaacacttcaaaatcttgaaGAAAGTCTTCCATGAAGAGTGGAAGCCGTTAACAACTCCATGTTAAAatcatgtatatgtatttgaatgtcattacagtccctgttgttgtgtaatggtcaggcgtccaaatacttttgtccatatagtacTATATATTTAAATGAGTCCAGGACCTTCCTCACTGTTCTCCCCAACATTAAGATTTAGTGATATCTAGAAGCGaacagtccagggtgtaccccgcctatcgccctatgtcagctgagattggcacagcagcacctgcgaccctcatgtggaggatacaagtggaagaaaatggatggatggatatttaatGGTAAGACAAAGGTAGTATTCCTCTGCTCAGCTCTCTCTTCCCCAAGTGAGTCAGAGAACTATGGTGGCCGTCACACACCAGAGAGAatgttgtgatttttgtgttgcGAGCTTCATAATGGTTGCTGTATAGAAAAGAAACATAGTGGCACAAAATGGAGGTCCCCGTGCATAAAAGGCTAACTCTAAGGCTACACAATCCCAACACTTGGTATTTCAAAGCgatcatgcacaaacacaaacatccacgTGGGttgtatattcaatttctgccaataaacaacacctaaatgttaaacactggacctttaagtaaaTCCATGAGGGAACATCAGTCTGACCTTTAAATGTGGCATTTGCATGTGTAATCAATTTTAAAACAGGAGATAATTGTGGTTAATTGCAGCATAGAGGACAGATCCAGATTCACattctaaatgtgtttcttgttGGAAAACTGTTCAGAAAACCCCCGTCCAATCAAACTGACACAGAAAAGTGAAAAGGTCATATTGAAATGGCATCATCTGATTCCAGTCACCGTACAAAGTCAGATCCAACGATTAAAGCCTCACAGTGATTTCaccatttcctttttcttttcttttttttgaagtgtcaGCATGCATGCAGGGCAGTTTAGATAAAACTCACCGCTgacagcaaaaaagaaaaaaaggactgTTTAATCGGACTGAGGGTGGACAGCCTGGAGGCAGCAGCACAGGAGAGCGCGATGATGACACTGAACTCTGTCTGAACTCGTCCTCAGACTTACTGTCTCAACACTTCCTCAGTGAAGAACTGCTGCAGAGCTTTTCCAGTCTCTCTTTACAATGTCTGTACTGTAAAATCTAAAACCCCATCCAATGATGTGAAATCATTTCCTTGCTTTAACAGCCCTTATCGTGACAAGTTTTGGGCATTAAACACAAGTAATTATGCTTTCAAAAGTGAATCTTACAGTTGCAAGTGTTGCAAGTCTATAAACGTCTCGGAGTTTTGTGGAGTGTAACATTGCTCTAGTTCAAATATAGTTTAAAGTActtacaccaaagtccatagagaaaatcagcattttagtATGTGGGGACACAGAGGCTTCTGGtccactgttgcctctttaacatagtttgtgtcattgaggtaaattcaaacaaaggatttaaagCCCCAACGTCAAAAAATAGtggcagaggcagcagtggcttgTGGCAGTGAAGGATAAGGATAGCGTTAAATGACCAGTAATCTCTTTATGGttcattattaatttattaacatGACGAAAGCAGTTTCCTCACTGTGTGAACAAATGTAAACGTACATTTCGTAAATCCTGACGACGTCAAACATGGTAAAGTACGGTGACAGTGAAGCACACTTGGATCAAATGTTTTGTGCACTTTCGCCCACTAGATGTCCCTAGAGTCACGAAAATTATATGGTCAGAGTTTGAAATTGATGTTTTAAATGGAATGCTGATTAGGtagaaaatgttgaataaatacGTTTTAATTATGGTGCTtagtaataaaaacacactctttGTATTGTATTTCTATTTGAGTATGTCAGTGCATTTTACTTCATAAAATTCTGTTCTGTTATGAACTGTTTCAGATGATGGAAGACTCATTTCAattacaaaatataaaccaatataaaacaataatgttGCCGCGTCAGTCGTCAACTAAATTACTTCAAATAGAAACGCTACAGTAACTCCACAAATACATATTACTTTGGAGTTTTATACTCAATCTGCTTTTGAAGAGACACTGTAGCTAAGCTCTGCTTCCCCCTTTAAAGATATACGAGGTCAACATTGGGaaaaaatgtctgtatttgtttaatCCCACCTAATAAAATCACTTCACAAACCACTTACTcccccgcaccaaagtccatacagaaaatgaTGGATTTTACACGCAGGagtttgtgacttcagtgtttgaaaagctttgttcagatttaccaaAGCTGGCAGCTGTAGACCAGTAGCTCCTGATTTTtcctttacattacattacatgtcatttagcagacgcttttatccaaagcgacttacaataagtgcatttaaacattagggtacaaataagagctagaagtaagtaagagcttcaagtaaaccaaactatgaagtgctagtcataagtgcgatgtatggactttggtgtgggagagtgagcggtttacgcACAtgcagaaaaggctgtctaaaaGTGAAAAGCATTTAAGCAAGCTTAGATTATATTAAATTTACCTTTTATTATGACTGAGTCAGTTCCTCATAATtcaaaatatctaaaataactagataactaaataactaaaaGTGAAGCAGAGAACTTAGTGCAGGGAGAACGTGacattgttttctgtcatttgtaCTTCTCGTATCATTAAGGCAAACactaaaagagaaaaaactaaaataataaaaagccaATAAAAGATGATACGTTTTATTGTGCAGCAGGTCAATAAAGATATAGAATAGCTTGATAAACACTATTTCATACTTGTGTGTTAAACGTGGTCTTTTCTGTAAACACGTCATTGTGGTGCTACAGTGCAGGTCTCGTAAACCAACACAGACTTGTtctaaaacagggtttttttgttgggtTTGGTTCAACAAACGAGTGAATTTTCATGACTTTACTGGAgctaaaacaaagtcaaagctACAAAGGCAAACACTATGTCAAACATTCAGAACTGTACCTCCACGGTGTGTTGTCTCTGCAAACAACTCCCAGATAAATATTAATCTTACACTTTTGgtcttttgtgattttttttttttgtgtgaagagATTGTCGCAGAGCAGAGCAGCGTGACATTCAAATACCAAGTTTGCTTATTGTTGCTATCGGTTCAGTTTCCTGATTGAGTAAGTGGATTACAGGTCATGTGTCTCCTGTTCCTCCCTCAGTCCGTCTTATTGGCAGTCACAGTGACACACCAGGACAAACCTCCTGCTGCTTTAGGTAAGAGCCACACCACACATGCTAATAATTTGAGGACAGGATTTTTTTCCTGGATAATGTATCGTGAAATATTGCAAAATATGTATTATAACAGGTCTGACAAGTGTTTTTCTATGCCCTGATTTGAGAAGCAGACAATTCAGCATTACATGTTGTGTAAACTGTGACGCACAGACACAGGTTATATAAGACATATCTAATATTCTGTTTATCATCAGTGTCAGGGCTGCTGAACTGTTCCTCTGTGGCTCTTTAAAGAGTTTGGTACATGTCATTTTTCCTGATGATACGATCTATTGTGTGCACTCTTTACATTTCTGAACCatataaaaacagcagtttttatATGTTCTTTTATCAGTTCTTTTCCCAGCCTAAAACACTAAAGCATGATTTAGGACTGGTTAAATTTGTTTCATCATGGTGCTTTTGATGAACATCATGTGACAGCTGAGTTGTTGGGGAGATTTCTGACACCAAGGCTTTAGGATTGGTCAAGAAATCTCTGCAGCCATTGATGAGTTAAGTTTTAAGAATTTACTGAGGACAGCTCAGTTCTAAAGGAGAACAGAGACAACGCCAGGCATGAGGTGCAGGGCGTCGTCTCAGATTCTGAGGAGCATCTTGCCAGGGCTGAATACACATAGACAAATGTGCACATCAATCTTTGAGACACTGGATAAGGATCAATGACCTGTGCTCTCTGCATTAATCTGGGCCTTGCTCTGTCACTATCCGAGGTTGGACAGTTGCAAGCTTATCAAGCAGACAATCTTGAACGGTGCATAGATTCTGTGTGTTATCATCCCCTTTGTTTTAGAGTTGAGGAACATCAGGCCTCCTACAGGGAACTAAGTGCGACTCTTctggttttctgtatttttcgAGTAATAAATCAGAGAGAGACGGCCGAATCTTGCAGTTGAAATAGAAATATTCCTTGTagttttttgacaaaaatacacattcaaCAGCGAAATAAATGGTGGACTTGTCCTTTAATCTTTGCCTAATTTAATAAAACTGCAGCTTGTCTGCTGACCTATTGGCAGTCATGTGTTTTCTTCCGCAGTGGTCAAATCTTTCACAAGCCTCAGACTGAAGCAGGAACCTCCGACAAAAAGAAGCGGTGGCCCTTTTGCAGCTCGAACAGCTTCCACTCCTCTTGGAAGATTTCCTGTGTTTCTATGAGAATTTGTGCTCATCTATTCtctagagcatttatgaggtcagacaatctctgttccagttcatcccaaaggtgctcgatgggatCAGGTCACTCAACTCGTCaaatcatgtctttatagtccttgctttgtgcactgggacacaaTCATGTCGAAATAGAAAAGGGCTTTCCTCTtttgttgccacaaagttggaagcatagcattgtccaaaatgtctttgtatgctgaagtgttaagattgtccttcactggagataaggggccatttctgtaacacctaatatcaTTCAGGTAAATCAGCCAATTCCAGGAGACAAATGTATAATTTCTTCATTTGCCATTTAATGAATTTTAAGTAAAAGGCAAGAAGTATTTACTCAACGTagcagggattttttttctatcactttgtgtgtgtatagagCGGCAATGTTgccagaaacacagagagagtcacatGGAGCTGATTATGTGTTAAGAGAAATTATGTATCAGTGCTGTCTGTCATTTATCCATACTTGAAAAcatgaattatccctttaaataGTAGCTCTTTTCTCACCACTGACCCAATGACTTTTTTGCTGCTAATCAAGTTAAGGGTCTTAAAATTCCCCAGAatgaaatgactaaaacacTACATAGACAgcttattatactatattatatcatatcatacttTAGCCCACATGTATAATGTAGGTCATATTTATTCTGGAGAGTAAATGTTGACCTCAgttaaaacagaaagaaaaagagtaaaCATGTTGCATTATAAGCCGTCTATGAATGGGTCACTGTGGCGGCAAATGAGGAAgcagtaaaaaagaaatcccCTAAACGAGGAAGTGCTGATTTATTATTGTCCTCGCACAATCGTCAACCACACTGAAAGAGAAACTTTGTTAAATCTATGAGGCTGAACAACTTGTCCTTTCCATCTCACAACAGTCAAGATGTCCCTGAGTTTTTGGCTCCTTGTGTTGGCTTTTATCTCCGTGAGCTCAAGCACCAATCCTGGAGTAAAGGTCAGGCTAACAGAAAAGGGCCTTGAATATGGTAAGTTGTCAAAGCAACAGATTTGTCTTTTAGCTATAAAGCATcgctcactctgtgtctccgtCTTGCTCTCTGTCTCCAGAGTCTCATGATCACATGTTCTTGTCTTTTGCTAGGCAGACAACTGGGCATGGCTTCAATCCAGCAGAAACTCAAGACCATCAAAATCCCAGATATTTCAGGGAAGCAGAGTGTCAAAGGCATTGGCAAAGTCCAGTACAGCTTGTCAAAGTGAGGCTGCTCTACATCTATATCACCTGGAAACTGTGATAGAAACCAaagcacatttacaaacaaGCCTCTTCTTTATTACAGTATGCAAATTGTGAATGTGGGTTTACCCAAGTCTGCAGTAGATCTTGTACCGGACACCGGCATCAGACTGTCTATTGATGACGCTTTCCTCACTCTGCAGGGAGACTGGAGGGTCAAGTATTTGCGAATAGTGTGAGTGTGATTTTTGAGATTTATCCtaaatagtacatttaaaaggtgcagtgtgtaccTTTAGGTCATTTCTGTTGTTGCTGgttttattattctgcctcgGTTTGGTCTTTTGATGCAAAAATCATGCAACATAATTTGTTTGCTTGTAAAGCGGAACAACTGACCTTTTTGAGCAGTACAGTTCAACAAacacttctttgttttcatactCGAACCTGTCTGCCGCCATCTCggtttactagcacaatgttgctgtctTGACTTAAGACAGTACATACTTAAATGAataagttacacactacagctttaaattccattttctgtgctgcagtcagtctccctctctctctctctccttaaaCAGGAAAGACAGTGGCTCATTTGACTTGAATGTGAATGGAATCACTATCAGCACAAGTATTGCCATCAAGAGTGACGAGACAGGCCGACCCACAGTCAGCAGTGTCAGCTGTGCAGCTACAGTTGCCAGCGCACACATCAAATTCCACCATGGAGCCAGGTAAGTCAAGCACTACTGTTTGTACGAATGTGGACTGTCAAGTTACAGTAGTACTGATGTGACTTTATTCACTGTTTACCACCATAACTcatgtggttgttgtttgtttgttttagttggCTGTACAATCTCTTCAGCAAATTCATTGATAAGTCATTGAGAAACACACTGCAGAAACAGGTGAggttaaacaacaacactgctcaGATGCAAGATTTTAGTTGgattaagacaataatttggttatttctaacgtcatgtaaacacattagtatGACTAACCAGTCttaatcggactaacatacctggataatgcgagtcatagtccgattactcctgcatgtatacgcttagtcagactggagtcggtCTAGGCGTTCTGCGCACGCATCAAAATTTCCTCCCCGGTATTTGACCCAGAAgtctttctttggacaacacagcaaccacaagagccacgctccatctaatttgcatcacaattaacatgtacagcaggtacaaaacaaacagaaccacagcaccatcCACCTCACCATTCACCGTTTGTTTTTCGGCCATAAAGGGATCATGAAACTTATTCAATGTGCACAAGCTTAGAGAGAGATACAGTGCTGTCCGATTGCCTCTCTTAGTCAGACCACGGCCTTAGCTCAATTTAAAccatgcatgtaaatgtactgattGCATTGGATGacatcatttataaataaagctaTCACTCAATACAGTAATACCAAATGCTTGAAGGGACAGTTCAGTTTTTGGTTGCGTGTGGTTGTAGAGACATAGCCACAttgtcaacactgactttgcaGAGTGTGTTGCCAAGCGCAACATCATTTCTGTGAACCAGCTGTGAACCCAAACAGTTGCTCTTTGACTCTTAATCATAACaaggctgccagcagagacagaagGGACTTTACaaaaggcaaggcaaggcagcttTGTAGCGCAATGAGCCATGTTATCAGACAGCAAGCATCCAGGTCCCAGGATGTGCAAACcacatctaaaaaaaactaaatgatcctttaatgtgaaaatacatttaaaagcactgtgataaaaaacaaaaatctacatGTAACTGTAAGAATAACAAAACGTACCCAAAAAAAGTATACCTCTGTGAGTGATGCATTAATAGAGATGACATTGTTTGTGGCACATTCATGCGTAAACTGTACACTGCTCTCTTTACTGTTGCAGAtgtgccctctagtggctgaTGCTGTATCTGATATAAACCCTCATTTGAAAACTCTCAATGGTAAAGTATCTATCCAAAACAACATATGTGCTTCCTTTATTCACTTTCTGGTGCTGAGTTTAAAACAGATCAGCTTTCAGAGGAGCAATTACTTCCTCACCTGTTGTCCTGCCAAACTTGTAAAGAACCAACTTCATTCCTCTGATGAGATCTGCTGGTATGTGGGTAGCGCTTAGTACGActgtttacacctggcattaaaatccatcctggatgtgtctcctgtgaccagATGAGTTCAGATCTGGCTTCCCCTGACCTGcattcaaaaacacactgacgCCATGTTCGtgtgaatcaaagctctactcGCACTGCTATAACACAAAGTGAGATTTTAACCAACAGACAAAAGAAATCTTATGACAATAGAGATGACACAATGTATGGGCGCTGATTagtgtggggaaaaaactgCTGGTCAGACGACATCAGTTCAAGAGGTGGTCTCTAACCTGTCCAGACCGCATTAAGTCCAGGAATGTGTGTCCTAAAGCCACCTGcgaatgtgttttttgtgattgaATCCGAGGACAGATCAGAATCTTGAAGTGATCGgttaccaggtctgaatgggacAATGTTTCACCCATATTGAATGAGTGACTTTCTCTCTAACTACAGTTATAGCCAAGGTGGACCAGTATGCAGAGATTGAATATTCCATGGTGTCGTCACCCACAGTTTCAAACTCTTCTATCGACTTGGGCTTGAAGGTAAAGAGACTTATATTGATACCAATCGACGCTGTAGAATTTGAATACTCAATAAgcttaaaaaacacattgttattgtttttctaccttggctcctcttctttcttctgttCTTTAGGGTGAATTTTACAACGTAGGGAAGCATCAGGAAGCTCCGTTCTCGCCCACAGCCTTTTACCTGCCGCCCCAGGTCAACAACATGTTGTACATTGGCGTTTCTGCGTACACTGCCGACACTGCAGCCTTCACTTACAACAAAGCCGGAGCTCTCAGCCTGTACATCACTGACGACATGGTGAGAAACACCCTCCTGACTCATTACTCAATAAATCTCCTAAGTCTAAAACGTTTCTCATTCTATCGCAACAGATTCCACAGAGCTCTCCCATTCGCCTCAACACCAGGACGTTTGGAACATTCATCCCGCAGGTTACAACAACACTCTTCACTGCTTTGCTTGCAAACACTACCTTCATTGCTCATTTGTCAATTAGAGTATTTCTTGATGGGGTTTTTTCAGATCGCCAAGCTTTACCCAGGTCTGATGATGAAACTGCTGCTGGCGACAGACAAACCTCCGATCATCACCTTTGGCTCCAACAACATGACCATTCAAGCCAGCGGAGTAGTGACAGCATACGCCATCCAGCCCAACGGCACACTTTCCCCTCTCTTTGCCCTCAACGTGGTGGGTTACACAGACAACATGATTAAAAGTCACTGTTGGAACAATTGTACTCATTATGTTATCTTTACAGGCGACCAGCGTCAGTGCCAAAGTGTCCGTCAGTGGAACAAGGCTGGCTGGAGCTGTCACCCTCAACAAGTGagttactgaaaaaaaaaaaaaagattgggACTTATtccacaaagagaaaaatgggGCGAAAAGGTCGTGGCAGAGTGGCATGAACATCAGGGTCTAATTTTGCCTCATTTGCACAGAATGGATCTGACCCTGAGGACAAGTTATGTGGGAGAGTTTCAGGTGAGGGATGCATTATAGAGTCACAGTGTGCACCTTCACTAACAACTTTACAAACTAACCCTAACGCTAATCTTCAGGTCAGAACCCTGGACAGTGTCCTGCAAATGGTCGTCAAAGCGGTAGTGATACCCAAACTGAATGGTaagtttttgcatttttaagcTGTTCCCCAAGCAAACAAGGTTTTATATCATGTACTCGGGCTGTGGCATGCAGACCAGTTCCAAGAATAGAGTTCAAAGGTCATATTTTAGACTTAAATTTCAGACTGTGTATCACACTATGCAACTTTCTTAAATCTATAAAACAGTCAGTTCCCCGGTGCGCCTCCTGCATCGCTAACCAGAACCACCGATGCTTACTCACactaaaacatggctgccaaaaTTGTAGGCACATACTGCATTTGAAATATAATTGcttatatttgcacacataTCAATTAATGATAGACACTTTGACCTCtgcatccttattacacaccagtagtgaacacacacaaaccgggCAAAGGAGCAGCGGGCAGTTGGCTATTAGATAGTCATTAGAAACCAAAGTTTGTAAActgttcactctcccacaccaaagt from Solea senegalensis isolate Sse05_10M linkage group LG4, IFAPA_SoseM_1, whole genome shotgun sequence includes these protein-coding regions:
- the LOC122767879 gene encoding bactericidal permeability-increasing protein-like isoform X2 encodes the protein MSLSFWLLVLAFISVSSSTNPGVKVRLTEKGLEYGRQLGMASIQQKLKTIKIPDISGKQSVKGIGKVQYSLSNMQIVNVGLPKSAVDLVPDTGIRLSIDDAFLTLQGDWRVKYLRIVKDSGSFDLNVNGITISTSIAIKSDETGRPTVSSVSCAATVASAHIKFHHGASWLYNLFSKFIDKSLRNTLQKQMCPLVADAVSDINPHLKTLNVIAKVDQYAEIEYSMVSSPTVSNSSIDLGLKGEFYNVGKHQEAPFSPTAFYLPPQVNNMLYIGVSAYTADTAAFTYNKAGALSLYITDDMIPQSSPIRLNTRTFGTFIPQIAKLYPGLMMKLLLATDKPPIITFGSNNMTIQASGVVTAYAIQPNGTLSPLFALNVATSVSAKVSVSGTRLAGAVTLNKMDLTLRTSYVGEFQVRTLDSVLQMVVKAVVIPKLNVKLAQGYPLPTIGKMKLVNTQVKVLKDYMLIGTDVQFTG
- the LOC122767879 gene encoding bactericidal permeability-increasing protein-like isoform X1 → MCLLFLPQSVLLAVTVTHQDKPPAALVKMSLSFWLLVLAFISVSSSTNPGVKVRLTEKGLEYGRQLGMASIQQKLKTIKIPDISGKQSVKGIGKVQYSLSNMQIVNVGLPKSAVDLVPDTGIRLSIDDAFLTLQGDWRVKYLRIVKDSGSFDLNVNGITISTSIAIKSDETGRPTVSSVSCAATVASAHIKFHHGASWLYNLFSKFIDKSLRNTLQKQMCPLVADAVSDINPHLKTLNVIAKVDQYAEIEYSMVSSPTVSNSSIDLGLKGEFYNVGKHQEAPFSPTAFYLPPQVNNMLYIGVSAYTADTAAFTYNKAGALSLYITDDMIPQSSPIRLNTRTFGTFIPQIAKLYPGLMMKLLLATDKPPIITFGSNNMTIQASGVVTAYAIQPNGTLSPLFALNVATSVSAKVSVSGTRLAGAVTLNKMDLTLRTSYVGEFQVRTLDSVLQMVVKAVVIPKLNVKLAQGYPLPTIGKMKLVNTQVKVLKDYMLIGTDVQFTG